GACCCAGGTGTTCTTCCGGCTCGGGGAGGTGATCCTGGAGCTGGTCGGCCCCCCGGAGCCCGCCGGGGACGGTCCTGCCCGCTTCTTCGGGCTGGCCTTCCAGGTCTCGGACCTCGACGCCACCGCCGGTGTGCTCGGCTCCCGCCTCAGGCCCGTCAAGGCGGCGGTTCAGCCCGGCCGGTTCATCGCCACTCTCGACCGCGCCGCCGGCTCGACGGTCGACATGGCGTTCATGACCTGACCGGCGTTCACGATCTGACCGGCCCGGCTCAGCTCCCGGCCCAGGCGGCCCCCGCGCCGGCCAGCACCCCGGTCAGGACCGACGGCCGGTCGGACATGATCCCGTCGACGCCCAGGGCCACGAGCCGGGCCATCTCCTCCGGGTCGTCGATGGTCCACACGTGCACGGCCAGTCCGGCGGCGTGGGCCCCGGCCACGAACTCCTCGTCGACGATCACCGTGGGCCCGAACGACGGCGGCACCTGGAGGGCGGCGTGGTGGCCCCGGTCGTAGGGCTCCCCCTGGCGCAGGGCCGAGATGAAGACGCCGACCCCGACGGTGCCGGGCGAGGTCGGGACCTCCGGCGCCAGCTCCGAGAAGCGGGTGGTGGCCAGGTCGTTGAACGACGCCACGATCACGTCGTCGGCGCGGCCGTGCTCGCGGAGCAGCGCCGCCAGGCCGGCCTCGTAGGGCTCGACGGCGGGAGCGGTCTGCTTGATGTCGAGGTTGAGGATCACCCCGGGGAAGGCGGCGAGGACCTCGCCCAGGGTGGGCACCCGCAGCTCGGGATCGTCCGGGGCCCGGCCCCGCAGCGGGTACTCCCCGTCGGGCCGGTCCCGCACGGCTATCTCTCCCGGCGCGAACCAGTAGGCGTTGTCGAGGGCCTGCACCTCGTCGAGGGTGAGGCGGGAGATCGGGCCGGTGCCGTTGGTCGTGCGGTCAACGGTCGCGTCGTGGCACACCACGAGGTGGCCGTCGGACGTGGCGTGGACGTCCATCTCCAGCGCCGTGGCCCCCGCCGCCAGGGCGGCCCGGAAGGCGTACAGGGTGC
This DNA window, taken from Acidimicrobiales bacterium, encodes the following:
- a CDS encoding glycerophosphodiester phosphodiesterase, whose protein sequence is MTGAGWLSRRVLAYAHQGGAREAPSSTLYAFRAALAAGATALEMDVHATSDGHLVVCHDATVDRTTNGTGPISRLTLDEVQALDNAYWFAPGEIAVRDRPDGEYPLRGRAPDDPELRVPTLGEVLAAFPGVILNLDIKQTAPAVEPYEAGLAALLREHGRADDVIVASFNDLATTRFSELAPEVPTSPGTVGVGVFISALRQGEPYDRGHHAALQVPPSFGPTVIVDEEFVAGAHAAGLAVHVWTIDDPEEMARLVALGVDGIMSDRPSVLTGVLAGAGAAWAGS